The genomic region AATATCGTCCGCTCCAGCTCTTAAAATATATTTAGCCTTTTCTTCTTTTATAACTTCTGCAAATATTTTTGCATCATTGTTTAATGTTCTGATTAATAATATGCTAATTAATGTTCTTTCATCGCATTCTTCCAGGCTTCTGCCACCATATGTATCAGATAAGATAATTATATATTTTGCATGTGAAATATTTGCTCTTTTTAAAACATTTTCTTTAGTAAAATCGCCATGTATAAATTTAATATTTAATTCTGGAAATTTGGATTTAAAATTTTCATAATCTTCTTCATCTGCTTGATTAACTAAAACAAAACTATAATCTTCAAGCTTTATAAATTTTCCCATTGCTTCTAGCGTTTTTTCTAAATGACTATTCCAACCTAATATTACTAAATGATTTTTAAATTTCACTTTTCCAAGCCCCTTTCTTTCTTTAATACGCCATTCAACCAAAAGAGACGCTATACTACCAGAAATAAGAGAAAATAAGGTTACACCTGCAATAATAATTATTATCCCTATAATTCTTCCTGCAAATGTTTCTGGAACTATATCTCCATAACCTACTGTAGCTATTGTTACAATTAACCACCAGAAAGCATCAAACAAACTTTGAATTTTAGGATTCTTCCCAAACTCAGCAATATATAGCAATAATCCTATTAATATTATAAAAATTAATATAAATAGTAAAAATCTATTTGCAGGATCCCTAAAAATATTTTTTATTTTTCTATTCATCGTTTTCACCTTTTATTTTTTATTTGTTAATAACATTATAACACACAATAACAAGCTATTCTCTTAATAATATCTATAATATCAAAAAAGACAGATATGAAAATCTACTAATTATGTGATTACATTTGAAAATTAATATATCACGTGATATAATAATTAATAAGAAATTAAAAATGGAGGTAAGATAATGAAACTTCAAGGAAAAATCATTATTCTTTTTGTAACAATTCTTTTGATTGCATTAGCATCTTTTTTTACAATAAGTGTTTCAAATTCACAAACTTCGCTCAAAAACAGCTTTTTAGCAAAACTAATTGTAGCTCGAAACCTAAAAATGGATTTTATAGATAATTTATTAAAGGAAACAGATTCTGACCTAATGTACATTAAAAATTTTGAAAAAATAAAGGATGCATTCTTTACTTCCTCAAATTTATTAGAAGATTTTCAATCCTCTATGAAGATGGATACAATTCTTTCAACACTTAGAAGTATTTACATAGAAAATAATCCATATAAAGATAAATCACAATTATATGATTACTATTATGATGAAAATTTTAAAAAAGATAATTTTGATGATAAAATTATGAGTACTTTTTATGATTATAGCGTGCTACATTCTGAATTACAGGCTGATTTTAGGGATTTTATAAATATTAAAGGATATAAAGATATGTTATTAATTTCTCCAGATGGTATTGTGGTCTATTCAGTTAGTAAATATAATGATTTTGCCACAGATTTAAATAAAGAAAATACAACTCTATCTAAACTCTATAAACTCTTAAAAGAAAAAAATGATAATAATGTACACTTTTCAGAAATAGAAAATTATTTTGGAGAACCTGGTTTTTTTGCAGGTATTAAAGTAGAGGATAAAGATTTCGGATTATATGGTTATATTGTATTAAGAATATCTTTATCAAAAATAAATGATATCTTGCAAGATAAAAGCGGTATGGGACAAACGGGAAAAACATACATAGTAAGCACGGATAAAATAATGAGAAGTAATTTACCAGATCAAGAAACAATATTAAAACAAAAAGTAGAAACAGATTATGTAGACAAAGCTTTGAACGGAAAGACTGGTTGGAAAATATCAACAAATTTTAAAGGCGAAAAAGTATTAGCAGCATATGCTCCTTTTAAATTTGCAGAAATAAATTGGGCATTCGTTTCAGAAGTTTCAATAAGCGAAGCTTTTCAATCATCTAAAAAAATTAAAAATATTCTCATAATAACATCATTTATTATATTGTTTATATCAATAATAATATCATTATTCTTCTCAAAAAGGATATCAAAGCCATTAATAGAATTAAGTAAAAAAGTAGATAAATTTGCAACAGGAGATTTCACAGTAAAGTTTGAATCAAAAGGGAAAGATGAAACAGCGATGATAGCAAACTCATTACGAAATATGGCAAATAATCTTAGCGAAACAGTAAAATGGTTATTAGAGGCAGGTAAAAAGATAGAAAGTTCGTCAGAAATATTAACAACGATCTCAGAGAAAACAATGGGAGCAAATGAAGATGTATTAGAGAAAGCAAGAGTAATAGAAGATAATGCAGAAAACGCGGCAGCAACAACAGAAGAATTAACATCAGGGGTAAGTGAAGTATCCACAGCAGCACAAAGTGTATCAGCAAATGCAGTAGAAATAGCGCAAGAAGTAAATGAAACGACACAATTGACAGAAGAAGGGGAAAAATCAATAACAGAAATAACAAAAATAATAGAAAGTGCAGTAGAAAAATCAAAAGAAACAGAAAAGACGGTAGAGGTATTGGCAGAAAAAGCCAAGAACATAGGAGAAATAGTGGAAACAATAACAAATATAACAGAACAAACAAATTTGTTAGCATTAAATGCAGCGATAGAAGCAGCAAGAGCAGGAGAAGCAGGAAAAGGATTTGCAGTAGTAGCAGATGAAATAAGGAAGTTAGCAGAAGAAAGTAAAAAAGCAACGGAACAAATAGCTCAAATATTAACAGAAATCAAAGAAGGAGCTCAAAATGCAAATAAGGCAACAGAAGATACAGTGAAAGTAATAAACGAAGTAGAAAGCAATGCAGATGAAATAAAAGAAAAATTCCAAAAGATATTGGAAAGGGTAGAAAATATAAATCAAAGAATAGAAGGATTAACAGCAAGTGCAGAAGAACAAAGCGCATCAACAGAAGAGATGGCAGCAGCAAGTGACAAAACGGCGCAGATGATATTGGAAATATCAAATGAAATAACAGAAATAACAAAAGAAATAGAAGAAGAGAGTAAAGAAATTGGAAATGTAAATGAAAAAGCTGAAGAATTAGAAAAGTTAGTTGATCAACTAAATGAAAAATTAAATCAATTTAAAATATAATGATTTATGATAAAATCCCTGATTGTCAGGGATTTTTCTTTTTACATATAAGTTATAATTTTATGAATTTGCCCATTTTATGTTATAATTATATTTAAAAGGGGTGATATAGATGAAAGTATGGGAAACTGAAATTTTTGGTAGAAAATTGATTATCGAACATGGAAAGATGGCAAAACAGGCACATGGTTCTGTTTTGTTAAAATATGGTAAATCAGCCATTTTAATAACTGCAACAGCTTCAAAAGAAGCTAAAGAAGGAATAGATTTTCTTCCATTGACTGTTGAATTTCAAGAAAAATTCTATGCTGTTGGGAAAATACCTGGTGGATTCTTAAAAAGAGAAGGAAGACCCAGCAGTGAAGCTATTTTATCTTCAAGACTTATTGATAGACCTATAAGACCTTTATTCCCTAAAGATTTTCATAATGATATACAGGTTATTGTTACTGCATTTTCCATGGATAATGATGATAGTATAGAAACCTGGGGAATTACAGGTGCTTCTTTTGCATTAAATTTATCCCCAATTCCATTCGATGGAATGGTTGCTGGAGTAAGGCTGGGATATGTCGATGGTAAATTTATCATTTTCCCAACGCAAGAAGAATTGAAAAAAAGTAAAATGGATATTGTTGTAGCTGGAACTAAAGAAGCTATTACTATGGTTGAAGGGGAATCATTGGAAGTTTCGGAAGAAGAAATGGTTAAAGCTTTATTATTTGCTCATGATGCTATAAAACAGGTCATTGAATTTCAAGAAAAGGTTATATCTGAATTTGAAATAGAAAAATGGGAAGTTACCCCACCAGAAATACCAGAAGGTTTTGTTGAAGATTTTGAAAAATTAATTGATGATGATGAATTAAAAAAGAAAATATTAGTAAAAGGTAAAAAAAATAGAGATGAAGCTATTGATTCATATAGAAAAGAATTGTTAGAAAAGTTTCAAAGTGAATATGTTGAAAAATGGGATAATGAAACATATGAAAAGTATAAAAAATTTATTCTTGAATCTTTTGATGATAGAATTAAAAAATTAATGAGAAGAATGATCATTGAAGAAAATACCAGAGCTGATGGTAGAAAAATCGATGAAATAAGACCTATAACATGTGAGATTGGATTATTTGAAAAAACACACGGTTCTGCATTATTTACAAGAGGTGAAACTCAAAGTTTAGGTGTAGTAACTCTCGGAGAACCTATGGATGTGCAAATTATTGATACTGTCTTTGAAGAAGGCGAAAGAAGGTTTATGCTACACTATAATTTCCCACCATTTTCTACTGGCGAAGTTAAAGGTTTGAGATTAAGCAGACGTGAAATTGGTCACGGTCATCTTGCTGAAAGAGCTTTAAAAAATCTTATTCCATCTGAAGAAGAATTCCCATATATTATTAGAGTTGTTTCTGAAATTTTAGAATCAAATGGTTCGTCTTCAATGGCTACAGTTTGTTCGGGTTCACTTGCTTTAATGGATGCAGGTGTTCCAATGCCAAAGCACGTTGCTGGTGTTGCAATGGGATTGATATTCGAAGAAGATAAATTTGTTGTTTTAACCGATATTCTTGGTATGGAAGATCATCTTGGAGACATGGATTTTAAAGTTACAGGAACAAGAGATGGAATTACCGCATTCCAGATGGATGTTAAAGTAGCTGGAGTAACAGAAGAGGTTTTAAGAGAAGCATTAGAAAGGGCAAAAAAAGCTAGATTGCATATATTAAATTTAATGTATGATACTATTTCTGAGCCAAGAAAAGAATTATCGCCATATGCTCCGCTAATTAAAACAACAAAAATTCCTTTAGATAAAATCTCTGAAGTAATTGGACCAGGCGGTAGAATTATTAAAGGAATTCATAAGGATTATGATGTCGAAGTATCAATAGATGATGAAACAGGATTAGCAAAAGTTAGTGGACATAATATCCATAATATTGACGAAGCTATAAATTATATACAGAATTTAATAAAAGAAGTAAAAGAAGGAGAAGTTTTTGATGGAAAGGTTTCAAGAATTGAAAATTATGGATTATTCGTTGAGATAATTCCTGGTAAATTAGGATTATTACATATGTCAAATTTAGGAAAAGACGCTAAAGATATATTAAAAAATATTAAAATCGGCGATATAATGAAAGTAGAAATAATCAGTATAGATGATAACGGAAGAATACAATTGAAAAAATTTGGTGAAAAAACAGCTCCACGAAGAAGTAATAATAGACATCATAAAACATCTGAAACTCCAAAAACGGAGGGAAAAAATGATTAAAAAAAGATCACTTTCTAACGGTCTGGATATATTACTCGTACCCCGAAATAATGTAAGAAGTGTATCTATTATAGCTGCAGTCAGGGCTGGTTCAGCTCATGAACCCCAAGAATTGATGGGAATATCCCATCTAATAGAACATTCTGTATTTAGAGGTACATATAATAGAAATATGGAAGAAATAAAAAGACCCATCGAAGAATTCGGTGGGTCATTAAATGCATTTACTGGCAAAAATTTAACAGCATATTATGCTAAAGTCCCGTTAATTGCTGCAAAAGTTGGCGTGGAAATTATAATGGATATCATATTTAATGCCGAATTTAATGAAGAAGATATAGAAAAAGAGAAAAAAATCGTTTTAGATGAAATTGCAATGTATGAAGATGAACCTGTGGAAAATACATTTGAACAACTACATAAAATAATGTTTTCCAACGAATTTGCATTTCCTGTATTAGGAACTAAAGAAAGTGTATCAAAATTAAATTCTTTAAAATTAAAAGAATATTACTTAGAAAAATATACTCCAAAAAATATTGTTTTAACTATTGTTGGCCCAGAAAAGGATTTAGAAAGTCTTTTATTGGATATAGAAAAATTAACCCCAGAAAGAAAAGGAAAAAAATGTGCTTTTAAAAGTCCTATATTTAATAATAATAATAATAATAATAAAATTAGAAAAATAGAAAAAAGTAAAGAAGAACTTTCTCAAATTTATATTGCTTATTCTTTTAAAGCTCCTTCTAAAATGTCTCAAGACTTCTATAGTGTTTCTATTATGAAAACATTCTTGGGTAGTGGAATGAGTTCTCTTCTCTTTACAAAAATACGAGAAGAACAGGGATTAGCTTATGAAATTACAGCTGATTATTCTGCATATAATGATAATGGTGTTTTTACAATATTTGCAGCAACTATACCAGAAAATTTTGAAAAATTAAATTCATCTATTTATGAAAATATAAGAAATATTAATAAAAATAGTGATTTAGAAAACTGGATAGAATATGGGAAAAAGAGGTTATCTGGAAGGTACATGTTGGAAACGGAAAATGGATTAAACTTTGGTTTTTTAGCTTTAGATTATTATCTATCTTTCGATAAATTGATAGATATTGATGAAATAGTAAAAAAAATAAACTCACAAGAGAATAAAAATATTATTGATGTCTCAAACGATATATTTAATAATGAACCTTATATATCTATTGTAAAACCTAAATAATAAAATATGGGGTTGGGATTTTGAAAACAAAAATAACAAACTTGCAACCTGGAATGATTGTAGGGGAAGATATTTACAATTTAAAAAATAGCT from Marinitoga aeolica harbors:
- a CDS encoding potassium channel family protein, whose product is MNRKIKNIFRDPANRFLLFILIFIILIGLLLYIAEFGKNPKIQSLFDAFWWLIVTIATVGYGDIVPETFAGRIIGIIIIIAGVTLFSLISGSIASLLVEWRIKERKGLGKVKFKNHLVILGWNSHLEKTLEAMGKFIKLEDYSFVLVNQADEEDYENFKSKFPELNIKFIHGDFTKENVLKRANISHAKYIIILSDTYGGRSLEECDERTLISILLIRTLNNDAKIFAEVIKEEKAKYILRAGADDIILGNEFNSILLSAALLSPAYHMLLREIASLENMRVKLISLPKNYIGKTFKEIFDYFKKEENSLVIGLVSMKKEFTINDFLSSDNSIDNFIRQKFEEAEEDFFEEGKKENYELNLNPGDDYIITENDAYVFLIK
- a CDS encoding methyl-accepting chemotaxis protein, which translates into the protein MKLQGKIIILFVTILLIALASFFTISVSNSQTSLKNSFLAKLIVARNLKMDFIDNLLKETDSDLMYIKNFEKIKDAFFTSSNLLEDFQSSMKMDTILSTLRSIYIENNPYKDKSQLYDYYYDENFKKDNFDDKIMSTFYDYSVLHSELQADFRDFINIKGYKDMLLISPDGIVVYSVSKYNDFATDLNKENTTLSKLYKLLKEKNDNNVHFSEIENYFGEPGFFAGIKVEDKDFGLYGYIVLRISLSKINDILQDKSGMGQTGKTYIVSTDKIMRSNLPDQETILKQKVETDYVDKALNGKTGWKISTNFKGEKVLAAYAPFKFAEINWAFVSEVSISEAFQSSKKIKNILIITSFIILFISIIISLFFSKRISKPLIELSKKVDKFATGDFTVKFESKGKDETAMIANSLRNMANNLSETVKWLLEAGKKIESSSEILTTISEKTMGANEDVLEKARVIEDNAENAAATTEELTSGVSEVSTAAQSVSANAVEIAQEVNETTQLTEEGEKSITEITKIIESAVEKSKETEKTVEVLAEKAKNIGEIVETITNITEQTNLLALNAAIEAARAGEAGKGFAVVADEIRKLAEESKKATEQIAQILTEIKEGAQNANKATEDTVKVINEVESNADEIKEKFQKILERVENINQRIEGLTASAEEQSASTEEMAAASDKTAQMILEISNEITEITKEIEEESKEIGNVNEKAEELEKLVDQLNEKLNQFKI
- the pnp gene encoding polyribonucleotide nucleotidyltransferase, with the translated sequence MKVWETEIFGRKLIIEHGKMAKQAHGSVLLKYGKSAILITATASKEAKEGIDFLPLTVEFQEKFYAVGKIPGGFLKREGRPSSEAILSSRLIDRPIRPLFPKDFHNDIQVIVTAFSMDNDDSIETWGITGASFALNLSPIPFDGMVAGVRLGYVDGKFIIFPTQEELKKSKMDIVVAGTKEAITMVEGESLEVSEEEMVKALLFAHDAIKQVIEFQEKVISEFEIEKWEVTPPEIPEGFVEDFEKLIDDDELKKKILVKGKKNRDEAIDSYRKELLEKFQSEYVEKWDNETYEKYKKFILESFDDRIKKLMRRMIIEENTRADGRKIDEIRPITCEIGLFEKTHGSALFTRGETQSLGVVTLGEPMDVQIIDTVFEEGERRFMLHYNFPPFSTGEVKGLRLSRREIGHGHLAERALKNLIPSEEEFPYIIRVVSEILESNGSSSMATVCSGSLALMDAGVPMPKHVAGVAMGLIFEEDKFVVLTDILGMEDHLGDMDFKVTGTRDGITAFQMDVKVAGVTEEVLREALERAKKARLHILNLMYDTISEPRKELSPYAPLIKTTKIPLDKISEVIGPGGRIIKGIHKDYDVEVSIDDETGLAKVSGHNIHNIDEAINYIQNLIKEVKEGEVFDGKVSRIENYGLFVEIIPGKLGLLHMSNLGKDAKDILKNIKIGDIMKVEIISIDDNGRIQLKKFGEKTAPRRSNNRHHKTSETPKTEGKND
- a CDS encoding M16 family metallopeptidase, whose product is MIKKRSLSNGLDILLVPRNNVRSVSIIAAVRAGSAHEPQELMGISHLIEHSVFRGTYNRNMEEIKRPIEEFGGSLNAFTGKNLTAYYAKVPLIAAKVGVEIIMDIIFNAEFNEEDIEKEKKIVLDEIAMYEDEPVENTFEQLHKIMFSNEFAFPVLGTKESVSKLNSLKLKEYYLEKYTPKNIVLTIVGPEKDLESLLLDIEKLTPERKGKKCAFKSPIFNNNNNNNKIRKIEKSKEELSQIYIAYSFKAPSKMSQDFYSVSIMKTFLGSGMSSLLFTKIREEQGLAYEITADYSAYNDNGVFTIFAATIPENFEKLNSSIYENIRNINKNSDLENWIEYGKKRLSGRYMLETENGLNFGFLALDYYLSFDKLIDIDEIVKKINSQENKNIIDVSNDIFNNEPYISIVKPK